The Triticum aestivum cultivar Chinese Spring chromosome 6D, IWGSC CS RefSeq v2.1, whole genome shotgun sequence genomic sequence CGTATTTTGTCTTCATTCCCCCGTAAAGAAGAAATGACACGCTTGAATTCATCACTGATATCGAGCTTGTGAGGATCAAACAATAGAAGAATAACATCGCACTTTGCAGCAAACCATGAAGTTACACCAGTGAAATCATAACTACGCTGGGTCCTTTGCTTTTCACCAGAGAGAACACCAGGAGTGTCGACAAAGGTGATATGATCCAGTAGCTTCAAAAAACAAGGCAGCTATCAGTGTCTGAAATGATTGTTTCACATGTATTAGTATCTCAATTAATGCTTACAGGGTGTGGCATCTGAGAGCATTCAAACTTTGATAGGAATGCACCCCCAAATGTCGTAAGACCATTGAAAGGCATATCGGCTTGGACTGCAATTGTATTGCCAGGAACAGTCCTTTCATCAGATCCTGACTGATGTGGGGAAAAATATAAGAGATCAATGGGATAAATACGAGTACATTAACAATAGATGCAAATAGGGAATGCAAATTGATAAGATTTTTATGTCAAATGTCAGCCACAAATCCTGTCTCAAAAAAAGTGCATAAATATTTTACACATGTGCATTAAAACTCTAGCCACCAAAGGAATTTTTTAATGAAAAGTGGGATAAACAAAACAGCAGTTGTCTTCTGTGTCCCATTGTATTTCAGCAAACTACGAACATAACACCGTCGTGATAAAAAAACTTCTCAAACTCCTGGGTTATTACCAAGTTATGTGTTTATTAACAGCTCTCATCAATTCATGCTTTTGCTGACAGAAACAAAAGCAACTATTAAATCCTCACATCATGCTACAAAATTGATGAAGCTGGGCAGAACAGACTCTACTGTCATTGGTCCATATCTGTATGCCATCTTTGTTTCTTACAAAAGAAAGAGCTGATGTTTTCCAATCAACATAAATAATTCAGTTAACACTGAAAAGCAAGCATTCCGAGTAAATATGCTCAAGCAATAATCATCTGAAAAATCTCTTATCCTTGCTGCATGTACATAAATACTCATGCAACACTTACCATCACAACTACAAATCTGTCAGTAGTGGGCTCTGGTCCAATATGAGCTCCTGCATTTCAAAAGGCCAATTAAAGTTGCAGTCTGATGTTATAGAGAAACGTACCAACAAAATAGATGGTGTGGCTAAAAATGGAACTCAGGTTTTCTGTATTAAATAAAGCCCCAAACCTGGAAAGTTTGATTTCAACAGGTGCTTAATGAATGTTGTTTTCCCTGTAGAATATTGACCCAAGAGCATAACCATTGGCTTCGCATCGAAGTCACTGTTCGTCTGAAATATGGAAGAATAAATGCAATGACACGAAAGTAGTGACTCAATAACACACTCAGGATGAAAGAAGATGGGGTCGAGAACATTGTGATCTGTAAATCATAAGGAAACTAGGGTTTAAACAGAAGTCTGTACCAGCAATGGAGAGGCAAAATCATTGAACCGGTATGCAACTTCTAAAGGCTTCAGTTTTTCGATGTACAGTCTTTTCAAGCCATCAATTACAGAAGTAACAGCAGTCAGAGGCGTTTGAATCTACAAAGCACCAAAGAAAGAAACTGCTGTGAATACATGCTCTAATTGACAAAGACAGCTTGTTACAGTGGTTTAGTTAATAACAAAGAGAGAAAATTAATATGTGGTGCAATGACAAAGTTACTGAAAATGGAAAGATTGCACATAAGTAGAGTACCTTCTTTGCAGATTTGGAACTGAACCAGCTGTTTGTAGAAGGTGCTTGCACCTGAGGGGTGCCTGAACACAACAGAAATGATTAGCATCATACAGGACTTTATTATCATGATTTACCATGGGAAAAGGGGGCAGACTGATTACCATTTTCTTGTGGGCGAACTACATTCACAATAGCCATTGATCTCTAAAAAAGAAATACCCATTACAAAATACCATGTTAGTGTGAGAGGCGATAAATGCAATTGAATGACACAGGATAAGCTGCACATCTAATAAACTTACAGCAAGCAGTTCATCAAGACCTTTCATCCCAGGAGGATCCAAGCTACTCAGATCTGCAAAATCAACCACAAGCAATCCAGCTCAAACATCACATACAGATGAACTCAGCAGAAATAAAAACAGATGAGGCGCAGTTCACAGTCCACATCAATACAAGGTACCACCAACCTTCACGCTTGAGACTGTCCTGGGTGATCTCATTGCCCGCTTGAGCCAGAGACACGAGCTGCAGATTGCAACAGGCGAAACCATCAAGACGGCACAGTCACATCTTCTACTACCAGCAGCACAGACTAGCGAACCAGATATGACGCGCCTAAACGGAGAGGGCAAGAGTGGGCAAACCTGCATCGCGGCCGCGAACTCGCCGAAGCCGAGGTACCCCTGCCGCTTGGAGTCAGCAATCGCCCAGACCTTGAATCGATCGACAACGGACTAGTTAGACTCCCATTCACCAGCGGCAAAACTCGGGGTTATCGGCGGCCTGTTCACTCACCTGCTTGAGGTCGGCGCGGGAGAGGCCGGACATGGCGAAGAACTTGGTGGCGTCGGCACCCGTGACGCGCCCGTCTCCATCTGCAGGGACAGCCGGGGACGCGGCCACCAGGGAATCAGCGAAGTGTCGGCCATCCCCTCCCAATCCTTAGATTTGGGGGGCGCTGGTGGTGGGAACCGCGAAGGTTGCGAGAGCACGCACCTGGGTCAGCGATGGCGAACCAGTCGGCGTAGATCCTCTGGTGCTCCTTGGAGCAGCCCACGGCGGCGGCGGACCGCGCGATCTCCATCCACGGTCTCCCTCctcgcgtcggcggcggcggcggcggcagcggctgacgcgagcagcagcggcagcaggagTGGACAAACGGAAACCTCACGGGGTGCGGGTGCTCGTCTCTTCTCCCCCTTTTGGGCGTGGAACGGGGATGCATTTGAAATCGGGGACCCCCCACCCCTGCCCTACCGAGCACGCGCCCCTGCGAATTTTTTCAGTTTCTTTAATGGGGCTGGACGCTCCCCTTTATTTTAGGGCTGGACCGGTGCTCGGAATTATTGTTTCGAATGGAAATTTCTTTCGAATGAAATGGTGTTCGGCCCATATGACTAGACCAGAAGGCCTGTTAGGTCAGTTGTGGGTTGTTTTTTCTTTTCATCCGGGCTGAACGTATGAACGGCAGAATGGTAAAATGGCTCCCCTaaccaaaaaaaatagaaaaaaatagagTGGAGAATCCAAACACCGAGACAAGCAGAACATAGTGGAGGCGGTTGTGAATGTTAAGGTCCCCTCAAAACTAAAAAACTTTGCATGGTGTTTGGTGAGGAATTCTATTCGTACATGTTTAGGCCTCCTTCGGTTCATAAGATACAAAAATAATAGAAAAACATTTCGCATCTACATGTCGGCCCAAACTTGGGCCGGTCGCCTCGCTAGCGACGCGAGCACTGCGGGGCCACACGTACCATGCAACTTGTCCAGCTGAGCCGTCCCATTTGCTTCTTATCCTCTTGCCCTTTTTATCTCTCTGCTCCAGCGCCTTCTTCTTTCTCCCGAAACGCATCTCAGCTGGGAAAAGCACCCAACACCATGGCCATGGACAAGCTGCCGTGATTTCCTTCCACCTTGAGGCGCCACACTCAGTGACAAATCAGGGGTCACGGGAGCTGCAGCCAGCGATTGGCAGAGCTGTAACCAGAAGTTGGTCGAGCTGCATCCAGCGACGCCGCCCGGCGGTGAGCTGCAACCGTGCAGCACTCAGTCGCGCTCTTCGACGACGAAGCTGTAACCGTGCACGTCGGAGCTGCAACCGGCGTTTGGGAGAGCTGCAAGGGTTGGCTGATTTGGGATGCAAATTTTTGCTGGAACTGGGACACCAACTATTGGTGCGACAAAAGCTTCAACCATTGTGTAAAATAGCTTCAATCGGCGAAGGAGAAAGCTTCAAACTCATGGGAAAAAGCTTCAATGGGTGTGGGAAAAAAGTTTTAACAATAGGGAAAGCTATGACCGGCGTGAAAAAGCTTCAATCGGCGAGGGAGGAAGCTCCAACCATGGAAAGCTTCGGTCGATGTGGAAAAAAGGCTTCAAACGGTGGGAAAAGTTTCAACCGGCgcaaaaaaagcttcaaccggcgcaACATGCTGACGATGGTGCGAGCCGCGGGCGACGGCATGGCGGTGCTATGACGGCAATGGGTGAGCTGGGGGGCAAGGTGTTGCAACCATCAATCGACGGAGGTACCAACATCCATGTCGGAGTTACAAGCGGGGCGAGAGAGGGGCAAGCGGGCGAGGGGAGGGGCAAGCGGGCAGTGGGAGGAGGGGGGCGAGGGCGTACCTGCGTCTGGCAGGCGGCAGAGCTGCATATGAAGAGCACGGGGCGAGCGCGAGGTGGCCGGCGAATGCCGCGAGCCGTCCTTTTTTTCAAGCGTGTGTGGGGACGGAGGAAGACGACGCGCCTAGCCTGTGCGCTAATCGGGGCCCTTAAAGCACGCTCGATCGAACGCTGGGCAGCCGATTGGCCGAAATTTTGGCCGGTGCGCCGGCTCTTAGCAGTGCCCAAAATAATAGGCATacgaaagtcataggaaatgagataaCAAGTATCTCAGATTCTATGAATAGAAAAAGGAAAAGAGATGTCACTTAGTTCACATCATAtgatttttttcattgagtctgGGTTAATGtttattttgaaggaaatatgcctagaggcaataataaagttgttattttatatttccttatatcatgataaaatgtttattattcattctagaattgtattaaccagaaacttgatatatgtgtggatacatagacaaaacaccgtgtccctagtaagcctctactagactagctcattaatcaaagatgattaagtttcctaaccatagacatgtgttgtcatttgatgaacgggatcacatcattaggagaatgatgtgacggacaagacccatccgttagcatagcatattgatcgttcagttttatcgctattgctttcttcatatcaaatacatattccttcgactatgagattatgcaactcccggataccagaggaataccttgtgtgctatcaaacgtcacaacataactgggtgattataaagatgctctacaggtatctctgaaggtgtttgttgggttggcatagatcgagattaggatttgtcactccgagtatcggagaggtatctctgggccctctcggtaatgcacatcataataagccttgcaagcaatgtgactaatgagttagttatgggatgatgtattacggaacgagtaaagagacttgccggtaacgagattgaactaggtatgaaggtaccgacgatcgaatctcgggcaagtaacataccaatgacaaagggaataacgtatgttgtcattacggtacgaccgataaagatcttcgtagaatatgtaggagccaatatgagcatccaggttccgctattggttattgaccagagaagtgtctcggtcatgtctacatagttctcgaacccgtagggtccacacgcttaacgttcgatgacgattttgttttatatgagttatgtgagttggtgatgagatcacggacatgacgaggagtctcgaaatggttgagaggtaaagattgatatataggacgatggtattcggacaccggaagtgttccggagggtaccaggtacatatcgggtcaccagaaggggtttcgggcaccccccgcaaaagatatgggccttatgggccaagaggtaaaacacaccagccacaaaggggctgatgccccccccccccgcgcacgcgcatatgggctggccaaattgagTAGAaaagggaaggaggaaaggaaaagggaataggattcccccttccccctcttcccttcctactccgaataggaataggaaaggggggagcccgaattgggaggaccccaagtaggattcctcctacttggggcgccccctttgctgcctctcctcccctccaacctatatatatgtgggggagcCACCGCTAGAACATATATCAATAGTTGTTAGCCGTGtgcgccccccctccacagtttacacctccggtcatattcacgtagtgcttaggtgaagccctgcgcggatcacttcaccatcaccgtcaccacaccgtcgtgctgacggaactctccctcaacactttgctggatcaagagttcgagggacgtcatcgagctgaacgtgtgcagaactcgaaggtaccgtacgttcggtgcttgatcggtcggaatgagaagaagttcgactacatcaaccgcgttgtcaaacgcttccgctttcggtctatgagggtacatggacacactcccccccctctcgttgctatgcatgtcctagatagatcttgcgtgagcgtaggaaattttttgaaattgcatgctacgttccccaacagtggcatccgagccaggtctatgcgtagatgctatgcacgagtagaacacaaagagttgtgggcggtgatcgtcatactgcttaccaccaacgtcttattttgattcgacgatattgttggatgaagtggcccggaccaaccttacatgaccacgttcatgagatcggttccaccgacagacatgcaactagttttgcataaaggtggctggcgggtatctgtttctccaaatttagttgaatcgaatttgactgcggccggtccttgttgaaggttaaaacaacaaacttgataaatcaccgttgtggttttgatgcgtaggtaagaacggttcttactagaagcccgtagtagggcttgttgtgatgtggcatggtcaagacatgatgtgatatacgttgttatatgagatggtcatgttttgtaaaagttattggcaactagcaggagccttatggttgttactttattgtatgaaatgcaaacgccatgtaattgctttactttatcactatgcattagcgatagttgtagaagcaatagttggcgagacgaccatgaccctacgatggagatcaaagtatcaagccggtgacgatggagatcatgatggtgctttggagatggagatcaaaggcacaagatgatgatggccatatcatgtcacatattttgattgcatgtgatgtttatcttttatgcatcttattttgcgtagtacgacggtagcattataagatgatcccttaactaaaatttcaaggtataagtgttctccctgagtatgcaccgttgtgacagttcttcgtgctgagacaccacgtgatgatcgggtgtggtaagatctacgttcacatacaacgggtgcaagacagttttgcacatgcggaatactcgggttaaacttgacgagcctagcatgtacagacatgtcctcggaacactggaggccgaaaggtcgaacgtgaatcatatagtagatatgatcaacatagagatgttcacctttgaaggctactccatctcacgtgatgatcggacatggtttagttgatttggatcacgtatcatttagatgacttgagggatgtctatctaagtgggagttcttaagtaatatgattaattgaacttaatttatcatgaacttagtcctgatagtatttgcaaattatgttgtagatcaatagctcgtgttgtagctctcctatgttttttatatgttcctagagaaaactaagttgaaagatgatagtagcaatgatgcggactaggtccgtgatctgaggattatcctcattgctgcacagaaaattatgtccttgatgcaccgctaggtgacagacctattgcaggagcagatgcagacgttgtgaacgttttgcaagctcgatatgatgactacttgatagtttagtgcgccatgctttacggcttagaatgggggctgcaaagatgttttgaatgccacagagcatatgagatgttccaagagctgaaattggtatttcagactcattcccgtgtcgagaggtatgagacctctgacaagtactttgcctacaagatggaggagaatggctcagccagtgagcatgtgcttagaatgtctgggtactataatcgcttgaatcaagtgggagttaatcttccaaataagatagtgattgacagagttctctagtcactaccaccaagctactagaacttcgtgatgaactataatatgcaagggatgacgaaaatgattcccgagctcttcgcgatgctgaaatcagcgaaggtagaaatcaagaaagagcatcaagtgttgatggttaacaagaccactagtttcaagaaaaaagggcaagggaaagaaaagggaacttcaagaagaatggcaagcaagtttccactcccgtgaagaagcccaaagctagacctaagcctgaaactgagtgcttctactacaaagggaatggtcactagaagcggaactaccccaaatacttggcggataagaaggatggcaaagtgaacaaaggtatatttgatatacatgttattgatgtgtactttactagtgttcatagtaacccttgggtatttgataccggttcagttgctaagattagtaactcaaaacaggagttgcaaaatgaacagagactagttaagggcgaggtgatgatgagtgttggaattgattccaaggttgatatgatcaacatcgcacactccctctaccttcgggattagtgttgaacctaaataaatgttatttggtgtttgccttgagcatgaatatgattagatcatgtttattgcaatatggttattcatttaagtcagagaataattgttgttctgtttacatgaataaaaccttctatggtcatacacccaatgtaaatggtttattgaatctcaatcgtagtgatacacatattcataatattgatgccaaaagatgcaaagttgataatgatagtgcaacatatttgtggcactgccgtttaggtcatattggtctaaagcgcatgaagaaactccatgctgatgggcttttggaatcacttgattatgaatcatttgatacttgcgaaccttgcctcatgggcaggatgactaaaactccgttgtccagaacaatggaacgagccaatgacttattggaaataatacatatcgatgtatgcggtccgataagtgttgaggctcgcggagggtatcgttattttttgaccttcacagatgatttgagcagatatgggtatatctacttaatgaaacacaagtctgaaacatttgaaaagctcaaagaatttcataatgaagtggagaatcatcataacaagaaaataaagtttctacgatctgatcgcggaggcgaatatttgaggtacgagtttggccttcatttaaaacaatgtggaatagtttcacaactcacgccacctggaacaccacagcgtaatggtgtgtccgaacgttgtaaccatactttattagatataaggtgcgatctatgatgtctcttaccgatttaccactatcgttttggggttatgcattagaaatagctgcattcacgttaaatagggcaccgtctagatccgttgagacgacaccgtatgaattgtggtttggcaagaaacctaagttgtcgtttcttaaaagtttagggatgtgacgcttatgtcaaaaggcttcaacctgataagctcgaacccaaagcggagaagtgcgtcttcataggatacccgaaagaaactattaggtataccttctaccacagattcaAAGgaaaaaatctttgttgctaagaataagtcctttctagagaaggagtttctctcgaaagaagtgagcgggaggaaagtagaacttgatgaggtgattgtacctactctcgaattggaaagtagtacatcagagaaaactgttcccgtgatgcctacaccaactagagaggaagctaatgatgatgatcatgaaacttcagatcaagttactacagaaccttgtaggtcaaccagaacacgatccgcaccagagtggtatggtgatcctgtcctggaaatcatgttattaGAACAAGgctaacctacgaactatgaagaagctatgatgagcccagattccgacagatggcttgagaccatgaaatctgagataggatccatgtatgagaacaaagtgtggactttggtggatttgcccgatgatcggcaagccatagagaataaatggatcttcaaaaggaagacggacgttgatggtagtgttactatctacaaagctcgacttatcacaaaaggttttcgacaagttcaaggtgttgactacgatgagattttctcactcgtagtgatgcttaagtttgtccgaatcatgttagcaattgccgcattttatgaaatctggcaaatggatgtcaaaactgcattccttaatggatttcttaaagaagagttgtatatgatgcaaccaaaaggttttgtcgatcctaaaggtgctaacaaagggtgcaaactccagcgatccatctttggactggtgcaagcatctcggagttggaatatatgctttgataaggtgatcaaagcatatggttttatacagacttatggtgaagcctttatttacaagaaagtgagtgggagctctgtagcatttctgatattatatgtggatgacatattagtgattggaaatgatatagaatttctggatagcataaaaggatacttgaatgagaatttttcaataaaagacctcggtaaagctacttatgtattgggtatcaagatctatagagatagatcgagacgcttaataagactttcacgaagcacacaccttgacaatattttgaaggagttcaaaatggatcagtcaaagaaggagttctagcctgtattgtaaagtgtgaagttgagtaagactcaagacccatccacggcagaagatagaaagagaatgaaagtcattccctattgctacctcttgagcatgcgttggtttttcccttgaagaggaaagggtgatgcagcaaagtagcgtaagtatttccctcagttttttagaaccaaggtatcaatctagtagggggccacacgcaagtccctcgtacctacacaaacaaataagaaccttgcaaccaacgcaataaaggggttgtcaatcccttcacggccacttgcaaaagtgagatctggtagagatgataagataatatttttggtatttttatgataaagactaaaagtaaagaaagcaaaataaacggcgacagaaatggcttgttgacgggagattaatatgatggaagatagacccgggggccataggtttcactagtggcttctctcaagatagcataagtattacggtgggtgaacaaattactgtcgagcaattgatagaaaagtgcataattatgagaatatctaggcatgatcatgtatataggcatcatgtccgcgacaagtagaccgactcccgcatgcctctactactattactccacacatcgaccgctatccagcatacatctagagtattaagttcataagaacagagtaacacattaggtaagatgacatgatgtagagggataaactcaagcaatatgatataaaccccatctttttatcctcgatggcaacaatacaatacgtgtcgtttcccctactgtcattgggatcgagcaccgcatgattgaacccaaagctaagcacttctcccattgcaagaaagatcaatctagtaggccaaaccaaactgataattcgaagagacttgcaaagataaccactcatacataaaagaattcagagaagattcaaatattgttcatagataatcttgatcataaacccacaattcatcggatctcgacaaacacaccgcaaaaagagttacatcgaatagatctccaagaagatcgaggagaactttgtattgagatccaaagagagagaggaagccatctagctaataactatggacccgaaggtctgtggtaaactactcacacatcatcggagaggctatggtgttgatgtagaagccctccgtgatcgatgccccctccggcagatcgccggaaaaggccccaagatgggatctcacgggtaaagaaggttgcggcggtggaattaggttttcgtggtgctcctcgatggtttcggggtacgtaggtatatataggaggaagaagtaggtcggtggagccacgaggggcccacgagggtggagggcgcgcccaggggggtaggcgcgccccctgcctcgtggcctcctcggtgatttcttgacgtccactccaagtcctcgggatcgcgtttgttccaaaaataactctcctgaaggtttcattccgtttggactccgtttgatattccttttctgcgaaacactgaaataggcaaaaaaacagcaatttgcactgggccttgggttaataggttagtcccaaaaataatataaaagtgtataaataa encodes the following:
- the LOC123143900 gene encoding EH domain-containing protein 1; translated protein: MHPRSTPKRGRRDEHPHPVRFPFVHSCCRCCSRQPLPPPPPPTRGGRPWMEIARSAAAVGCSKEHQRIYADWFAIADPDGDGRVTGADATKFFAMSGLSRADLKQVWAIADSKRQGYLGFGEFAAAMQLVSLAQAGNEITQDSLKREDLSSLDPPGMKGLDELLARSMAIVNVVRPQENGTPQVQAPSTNSWFSSKSAKKIQTPLTAVTSVIDGLKRLYIEKLKPLEVAYRFNDFASPLLTNSDFDAKPMVMLLGQYSTGKTTFIKHLLKSNFPGAHIGPEPTTDRFVVVMSGSDERTVPGNTIAVQADMPFNGLTTFGGAFLSKFECSQMPHPLLDHITFVDTPGVLSGEKQRTQRSYDFTGVTSWFAAKCDVILLLFDPHKLDISDEFKRVISSLRGNEDKIRVVLNKADQVDTQQLMRVYGALMWSLGKVLNTPEVMRVYIGSFNDKPVNESAVGPIGKELFEKEQEDLLADLKDIPKKACDRRVNEFVKRARAAKIHAYIIGQLKKEMPAMMGKAKAQQRLIDNLQDEFAKVQREYHLPAGDFPDVEHFKQVLAGYSIDKFEKMKPKMVQAVDDMLAHDIPDLLKNFSNPYQ